One Streptomyces sp. NBC_00223 genomic window carries:
- a CDS encoding SapB/AmfS family lanthipeptide → MALLDLQDLEPTDEGHGGGEPASSLSLIGCVSTVSFLLCL, encoded by the coding sequence ATGGCACTTCTCGACCTGCAGGACCTGGAGCCCACCGACGAGGGTCACGGCGGCGGCGAGCCGGCCAGCTCGCTCAGCCTGATCGGCTGCGTCAGCACGGTCAGCTTCCTGCTCTGTCTCTGA
- a CDS encoding ABC transporter ATP-binding protein: MVQAVTATTARAAGRGDRVLVGAARRGWGRVGGVALLGGASTALVLLLPTALGHALDQVLSGRPTGQWVIVCAAVVAAQVLVGAAADMLAATTAASLTAGLRRRAVRHVLDAGPPAAREGGGDLVTRLVGNAADAGAAPTAAAALPAGLAVPLGGIVALGLTDPWLAVAFLAGAPPLILLVRRFAHASSDSIARYQDAQGRIAARLVEALGGARTIAAAGTEERENARVLAPLPELSGQGHRMWRVQGRATAQAAVLVPLLQIVVLAVGGLRLSQGALSVGGLLAASRYALLASGVGMVVGQLGGLVRGRAAANRLAAVLAVPAPAHGDAKLPENAPGTLELRAVTVVRGGETVLDRLDLTVPGGTCVAVVGRSGSGKSVLAALAGRLADPTAGTVLLDGRPLPELTRAELRDAVGYAFERPVLLGDTIGDAIAFGPFPVPAEQTVSAARAAGADTFVRLLPGGYRTPRAQAPLSGGEVQRLGLARAFAHAGRLLVLDDATSSLDTVTELHVARALLHDHKARTRLLTTHRAATAARADLVAWLDSGRLRALAPHDVLWPDPDYRALFAAEVPSGD, translated from the coding sequence ATGGTTCAGGCTGTCACCGCCACTACCGCGCGCGCAGCGGGTCGCGGGGATCGCGTGCTCGTGGGGGCCGCGCGGCGCGGGTGGGGGAGGGTGGGCGGGGTCGCGCTCCTCGGCGGTGCGTCCACCGCCCTCGTGCTGCTGCTGCCCACCGCCCTCGGCCACGCCCTGGACCAAGTGCTCAGCGGCCGCCCCACCGGCCAGTGGGTCATCGTGTGCGCCGCCGTCGTCGCGGCCCAGGTCCTGGTCGGCGCCGCCGCCGACATGCTCGCGGCCACCACGGCCGCGAGCCTCACCGCCGGCCTGCGCCGCCGCGCCGTACGGCACGTGCTGGACGCCGGCCCGCCCGCCGCGCGGGAAGGCGGCGGGGACCTCGTGACCCGCCTCGTCGGCAACGCCGCCGACGCCGGCGCCGCCCCCACCGCCGCCGCCGCGCTCCCCGCAGGACTCGCCGTACCGCTCGGCGGCATCGTCGCCCTCGGCCTCACCGACCCCTGGCTCGCCGTCGCCTTCCTCGCCGGCGCCCCGCCGCTGATCCTGCTCGTACGCCGCTTCGCCCACGCCTCCTCCGACAGCATCGCCCGCTACCAGGACGCCCAGGGCCGGATCGCCGCCCGGCTGGTCGAAGCGCTCGGCGGCGCCCGTACGATCGCCGCCGCCGGCACCGAGGAACGCGAGAACGCCCGCGTGCTCGCCCCGCTGCCCGAACTCAGCGGCCAGGGCCACCGGATGTGGCGGGTCCAGGGTCGGGCCACCGCCCAGGCGGCCGTACTCGTACCGCTGCTCCAGATCGTCGTGCTCGCGGTCGGCGGCCTGCGGCTGTCCCAAGGGGCGCTCAGCGTGGGGGGGTTGCTCGCCGCGTCCCGTTACGCCCTGCTGGCCAGCGGCGTCGGCATGGTGGTCGGCCAACTCGGCGGCCTGGTACGGGGACGCGCCGCCGCCAACCGCCTCGCCGCCGTCCTGGCCGTCCCCGCGCCCGCCCACGGCGACGCCAAGCTGCCCGAAAACGCCCCCGGCACACTGGAGTTGCGCGCGGTCACCGTCGTACGCGGCGGCGAGACCGTACTCGACCGGCTCGACCTCACCGTCCCCGGCGGCACCTGCGTGGCGGTCGTCGGCCGCTCGGGCTCCGGCAAGTCCGTGCTGGCCGCGCTCGCCGGACGCCTCGCCGACCCGACCGCCGGCACCGTCCTGCTCGACGGCCGCCCGCTGCCCGAACTCACCCGCGCCGAACTGCGCGACGCCGTCGGCTACGCCTTCGAACGTCCCGTGCTGCTCGGCGACACGATCGGCGACGCCATCGCCTTCGGACCCTTCCCCGTCCCCGCCGAGCAGACCGTGAGCGCCGCCCGGGCGGCCGGCGCCGACACCTTCGTACGCCTGCTGCCCGGCGGATACCGCACCCCCCGCGCCCAGGCCCCGCTGTCCGGCGGCGAGGTCCAACGCCTGGGCTTGGCACGGGCGTTCGCGCACGCCGGACGGCTGCTCGTGCTGGACGACGCCACGTCGAGCCTCGACACGGTCACCGAACTCCACGTCGCCCGCGCCCTGTTGCACGACCACAAGGCCCGCACCCGGCTGCTCACCACCCACCGGGCCGCCACCGCCGCCCGCGCCGACCTGGTCGCCTGGCTCGACTCCGGCCGGCTGCGCGCGCTGGCCCCCCACGACGTCCTGTGGCCCGACCCCGACTACCGCGCCCTGTTCGCCGCGGAGGTGCCGTCCGGTGACTGA